TCCTTTTGGGATGGAACCGGATATGGGTGCCGATGATGAATGGCCGAAGCTCTTTAATAAGTTAAAAGAAGCCGACATAGTTATAATTGGCACCCCGGTGTGGCAAGGAGAATTAAGCAGTATATGTAAACTTATACTGGAAAAATTAGATGCCTCTAGCGACGAGACAAATGATTATGGGCAGCCTATTTATTATAATAAAGTCGGAGGAGCTATTGTGACGGGGAATGAAGATGGCGGTAAACAGGCTGCTAAAACGATTATTTTTGTTTTACAGCATTTAGGTTTTACTATTCCTCCTAATGGGGAAGCATATTGGGTCGGAGAAGCAGGGCCAGGGCCTTCCTATTTGGAAGCGGGACAGGAAAGTGATTTTACGAAAGAAAATGTCTCAGTCATGAGTCATAACCTCGCTCATCTTGCTAAAATGTTTAAGGCAACTCCGATTCCCACAAAAGGAAATACTTAATCCCTCATCATCCATTGCAAAAGGGCGTGCCAAATAATTATTTGGACGCCCTCTCTGTATTTTGACGGTTTTATGGGCAAAATGGTTCTTTGGTAGTTACCATTCAGTAAAAATTTACTCAGAGTAACAGCAGTTCCTATTACTTATTCGTACCATCATCCTGCCTGTTTGTTTGAGGAGGAGATTCTTTACCTAACTCACGTGCTTCTTCAATTATGCCTGAATTTTCTTTATTATTTACAGTCCCTCCCCCTAGTCCTTCATTGATCATGCGATCCACATCTAAAAAATAACGATCTCTGTCTTTATAAGGAGCCATTTCTTTTTCTTGTTTATCCATCAGTCATATCTCCTAACGTGATCGGTGTTTATCATTCTCTTGAATTTTTGAGATAGTTGTTCTGTCACTTCCATCAGAAGGTTGTACAGCATCTTTTCCTTTTTGAGTATTACGTTTAGAACGTGATTTCTTACTCATGTATGTCGCCTCTTTTCTGTGTATTTATCATTAGTGTTCACGAATTATCGGACTATTATGAAATGGATTTTTACATCCGAGAGCTGTTTTTACACAAAGATTGAGTGACGGTAGAATGTTAGGTAAAATACGGACTAAGACAAAAAGATAGAAAAGGTGTTAAAGATGAAAACATACATTGTAGTAGGTGGAGGCATTCTAGGGGCCTCAACAGCCTATCATTTAGCTAAAGATGGCTATGATGTTACTTTAGTTGATCGAGAAGATAAAGGACAAGCCACTTACGCTGGAGCAGGGATTATCTGTCCTTGGCTGTCGCAGCGACGAAATCAAGTTTGGTATAGGCTAGTGAAAGCTGGCGCGAATTATTATCCGACTTTAATTAACGCGTTAAAAAATTTAGGGGAAATAAACACTGGCTACAAACAAATTGGTGCCATGGCGCTCCATCATGATGAGAAAAAATTAAATGACATTGAAAAAAGGGCTTATAAACGACGGGAAAACGCACCAGAGATTGGAGAAATTACACGTTTTTCTCACTCCGAAGCAAAACAAATGTTTCCTCCTCTTGTGGATGGTTATGGTGCTGTTCATGTAAGCGGCGGAGCTCGTGTTGACGGAAAGGATTTGCGCGATGCCTTATTACGAGCAGCTAAAAAACAAGGGGCAAATATCATTCATGGTGATGCCAAATTGATGACAAATCGAACTAACGTAACAGGGGTAAAAGTAGATGGAAATGAGTTGTTAGCTTCAAAAGTGGTTCTTGCGGCCGGTGCGTGGACAGACGAACTTTTACACCCTCTCGGTAAAACATTATTAGTTAAACCGCAGAAAGGTCAAATTCTTCACCTAGAATTACCGCAAACAAATAATGATAACTGGCCGGTCATTATTCCGCCGGGCGACTATTATATGGTCAGCTTTGGGAATGGTCGTCTTGTAACTGGAGCGACTCGGGAAGATAATTCAGGATTCGATTATCGTGTGACAGCCGGAGGTATTTATGACGTATTAAGTGAAACGTTTCAGGTGGCGCCAGGTCTTAAAGAGAGCCGAGTAGTGGAAACGAGGGTTGGTTTTAGACCATTTACCCCAGGATCATTACCGGTGATCGGTAAGGTGCCTGATATAGAAGGGGTTGTTATGGCGACTGGATTAGGGGCAACGGGGTTAACAGCAGGACCATTTTTAGGTTCTCTTCTCGCTAAATTAGCCGTTGGTGAAAAAAGTGATTTTCCAATTGAAGATTACAACTGTGAAGTAGCTTTTCAATCGTAATTAGCTTATTTAAAGGTTCATCTCTCATTAAAACGGTTATAGTATGATAGCGATCATTTTCAAAAAGGAGCACCACAGACATGCCAACAAAACTTTTGTTAAAAATTGTGGCCGTTCTAACTCTTATCGGCCTTTTAATTTATTTTAATTATACACACTTGAAATTACACCCAGATCAAATTCAAAGAACAATGTTATCGTTTGGTATTTGGGCTCCTATCATGTTCATTGTCATTTTTAGTTTACGACCATTTGTGTTATTTCCTTCTTCAGTTTTAGCTATAGCAGGCGGTTTATCGTTCGGACCGTTCCTTGGTCCATTAGTTACTTATGTCGGTTCACTTTCGGGGGCAATTGTCTCGTTTCTAGTTGTCAGAAAACTTGGTGGACGCTTAAATCAGAAAGAGTGGCAGGGGAGAGGGAAATCCTTACAAAAAAATATTGAATCAAATGGCTTTTATTACGTCATGGCTTTGAGAATTATTCCTGTCATCAATTTTGACTTTGTTAGCTATTTATCAGCTTTGTCTCGTATCTCTTTTTATAAATATGTAGGGGCTACAATGTTAGGGATTATTCCAGGAACATTAGCATTCAACCTTTTAGGTGCTTCTTTCGTGGATTTAAGTCTTCATATGATTTTACTGACTACGTTTATGTTTATCGTAGCATTAGCGGTCCCTGTTATTATACGGAAAGTAATGAAGAAGAAAAATATTGACATTGACTTGTTACCAGATGAGCATTTATAATCATTTGTTTTAACGTTGGGCGGTGATCATATGACAGATTTTGATGTTGTCATTATTGGCGGGGGTGTTGGTGGACTAACACTTGCTTTGAAGCTTGCTCAAGCTAATATTCATGTCCTTGTTATTGAAAAAGCTAATCAGCCAGGGAAAATATACAAAGGCGAGTTGCTGCAGCCTAAATCACTTGAAAATTTTTCTGAAATGGGTGTAGTAGAAGATATTGTGGCAAATAGCTGGCCTCTTGCGACAATCCATACGTACGAGATGAAAGAAAGAAAAGACGGCTCACTCAGGACCGAACTTTATATTCCATTACACTACCACAGACTATACAGTTCATTTCCTTCAGCACGGATGATACCTCATGAAAAGCTTAAAGAGCTTTTGCTGTCTAAGGCTAAAACATATCACTCATTTACTTATTGGAACCCGGCAAGATTTCAAGATTTTTCAAAGGTAAATGAGGAAAACAATGAATTTAATGAAGCAACCATCTACTATAAGAGTGGCTATAGACGTATCACGTCATCCTTTTTTGTTGGCGCTGAAGGTAGGGTGTCCCTCATGCGTAAAGCGATGAAGGAGCATGGGGTGACGACCCATTATAATCACCAATTTCTAACGGTGACTTTCCCGAGACCTGAGGTATTTAAAGAAGCACGCATGTATGCGACACACCGAGAATTTATCGGATTATTTCCGTTGCCAGACAATAAAGTTCGAAGTGTCATGCTTATTAAACCTGGAGACTATAAACGCATGAAAGATGAAGGTCTTCACACGTTTTACGAGCCATTTGAACGTTTTGTACCAGAATTAACAGGGTATCTGGAAAGTATAACAAGTTGGAAGGATATTCAATTAATGATACCAATTCGTCACAAGACGCAGCAATATGTGAAAGGTAACGCGGCAATTATTGGGGATGCTGCTCACACTGTACACCCAATGGCTGGAGAAGGCATGAATATGGCGATACAGGATGGGGCGATATTAGGAGAACTACTGACATGGATGTATAAAGAAAGGACCAGGCAGCCACAGTACTTAAAGTTATATGAAAAAGTACGTAAAAAAAGAGCTGATAGAATGTCCCATTTAAGCCATTTGTCTGCCATGGCATATACGTGTCCTGCACGGTGGTACCAGCAAGGACGGATGTTTGCACTAAAGCGCCTTGAACGTCATCCTGTTTTACATGACAAACATATGCTTAATATTTCCGGGATCGGCTGGTGGCCATACAATGGCTTAGATATCCTTCGTTTTTTTGGACTAGCTAAAGCTTATTCATTAAAACGGTTGAAAAAGAAACAGCGGGAAAACATTTATTCATCCCATGACGATTATCCGTGGAAAGCTAAATAGGACAAGTCGTCTTTATTTTTCAATAAGGAGGGAGACCCTATGTTGCGACGACTATCAATTCCTAAGGTGTTACTTCTTGCTAAAGGAATGACGACCCTTTATAAATGGTATAAGCGGCGGAAATAAACAGACTTTAAAATGAATAAAAATAGGCTCATCATTAAAACTCTGATCTTTCGCATAAAAGCGTATGCGGTATCAGAGTTTTTATTTTTACTTGTTGCCATGAGAGCGAATATGCGACCTCCATATGAACAGGACATATGTCGACGGTTATCTAGTATCTAACAGTAAAGGTATAATTTTATGAAGAAGACATTTTCCTATAAGACAACGTATAATTGTTTAAAGAGTTTACCACAGATAACTGTCCTTAAAGCTCCGGGCTGGTAGCGTCCTGATAGAAGGGGCGTTTTATAATAGAGGTTACGAGCTAGTGATTAATGCCCCTTTATTACCCCCGTTTGAATGATCACTAGACAAGTGATAATATAAATCTTCCAAGACGTCATGAATGGATAACAACTCATAAAAAATAATAATTTTTTCACTCAATTGATGATGGTCCCCTTCAGTAATGGTTGTTGGTTTTGTATGAATAAATTCATATTTTAAATGATTGTTGAGCTCATCGATTGTCTCAAAAAAAGAAGGGATAATTGGTTTACCAATATGAGTCATGAGATAATGGAATTCTTTTTGCGACCGTTTAAGTAACGTTTGCTCATAATAAGTTAAAGTCGATGACACACTCGGAGATAAATAATGTAAATTACCTAAATGAAGTAAGATTCGCTGTAAATAGTCAGTTGTTCGCCTCTCTTTAATAAACGTGCGAAACTTTTTCATTTTAAATCGGTGAAAACGAAGTTCTTTCCTTTGAAATGCGAGTAATTGCTCTGTTTTTTCAAGATGACGCTTAAGTAATGTGTATGAGGAATGATCGAAATGTCTCATTCCTGTTTGATTGCGAGATGTTGCAGTATCTAATAAACGACTTAATAAACGGTTAATTTCTGCCACATGAAGGTGATTGCGCTTTTTAATTGTGTCTAAATAATTTGCAGGTAAAATTAATAAATTGACAGACGTAGACACGATTAAACCGATAGAGGTGGTTCCAAGTCTTGAAAAGAAAGAATAGATTAAATGATCATGGAGATCTGGAATCATAGCGACTGCTGTTAGAGTAGCTACGAGAGTCCCTGCTCGAAGTTTAAATTTTTCACACAAAAAAATAGTCAATATCGCAGCTAACGTATAAGAAGTAGCTGATTGCCCGAAGAAATAGACAGAAATGGCAGCTAATGCAGCACCAATTGCGGAAGCTGGAAATCTTTCCATTCCTTTTCTGATGGAATCTTGTGTAGAAGGTTCAATTGTAACGATGGCAGTAATGACCGCGAATATGGCTGGAAGATCTAATAATAAACAAATAAATGATGTGACAAACACAGCGATGGCTGTTTTAATTAAACGACTACCAGGCTTTTTAATAAATTTAGTATAATGTTTAAGAGGTAACATGCTGATCTCACTCCAAAAGGTTAAACTCATTAAATTTTAATGACACTATTTATCCTAGCATAAATTAACAGTACATTTCTTTCTTTGTTTCCTTAAAATTTTTGATATAATAGTACGAACGTATGATTGTATAAGTGATGACGAAAACGAGGTGGTTATATGCCTATTCATTTCTATTTAGGTCGCTCTGGAACAGGTAAAACGACAAAGATACAACAACAAATTTTGACTTCATCTACGAGTGATCCTAAGGGAGCACCGATTATTTATTTAGTGCCAGAACAAATGACATTTCAAGCTGAAAAAAATCTTGTGTCATCTTCAGGAGTTGGCATGATTAGAACGCAAGTGTTGAGCTTTTCTCGACTGGCGCTAAGAGTATTGCAAGAAGTAGGTGGCGCTGCCAAAATTCATATGGATAAAATCGGTGTTCATATGTTAATACGAAAAATTGTTGAGCAACATAAGACCG
The DNA window shown above is from Salipaludibacillus agaradhaerens and carries:
- a CDS encoding NAD(P)/FAD-dependent oxidoreductase, with product MKTYIVVGGGILGASTAYHLAKDGYDVTLVDREDKGQATYAGAGIICPWLSQRRNQVWYRLVKAGANYYPTLINALKNLGEINTGYKQIGAMALHHDEKKLNDIEKRAYKRRENAPEIGEITRFSHSEAKQMFPPLVDGYGAVHVSGGARVDGKDLRDALLRAAKKQGANIIHGDAKLMTNRTNVTGVKVDGNELLASKVVLAAGAWTDELLHPLGKTLLVKPQKGQILHLELPQTNNDNWPVIIPPGDYYMVSFGNGRLVTGATREDNSGFDYRVTAGGIYDVLSETFQVAPGLKESRVVETRVGFRPFTPGSLPVIGKVPDIEGVVMATGLGATGLTAGPFLGSLLAKLAVGEKSDFPIEDYNCEVAFQS
- a CDS encoding FAD-dependent oxidoreductase; the encoded protein is MTDFDVVIIGGGVGGLTLALKLAQANIHVLVIEKANQPGKIYKGELLQPKSLENFSEMGVVEDIVANSWPLATIHTYEMKERKDGSLRTELYIPLHYHRLYSSFPSARMIPHEKLKELLLSKAKTYHSFTYWNPARFQDFSKVNEENNEFNEATIYYKSGYRRITSSFFVGAEGRVSLMRKAMKEHGVTTHYNHQFLTVTFPRPEVFKEARMYATHREFIGLFPLPDNKVRSVMLIKPGDYKRMKDEGLHTFYEPFERFVPELTGYLESITSWKDIQLMIPIRHKTQQYVKGNAAIIGDAAHTVHPMAGEGMNMAIQDGAILGELLTWMYKERTRQPQYLKLYEKVRKKRADRMSHLSHLSAMAYTCPARWYQQGRMFALKRLERHPVLHDKHMLNISGIGWWPYNGLDILRFFGLAKAYSLKRLKKKQRENIYSSHDDYPWKAK
- a CDS encoding FUSC family protein encodes the protein MLPLKHYTKFIKKPGSRLIKTAIAVFVTSFICLLLDLPAIFAVITAIVTIEPSTQDSIRKGMERFPASAIGAALAAISVYFFGQSATSYTLAAILTIFLCEKFKLRAGTLVATLTAVAMIPDLHDHLIYSFFSRLGTTSIGLIVSTSVNLLILPANYLDTIKKRNHLHVAEINRLLSRLLDTATSRNQTGMRHFDHSSYTLLKRHLEKTEQLLAFQRKELRFHRFKMKKFRTFIKERRTTDYLQRILLHLGNLHYLSPSVSSTLTYYEQTLLKRSQKEFHYLMTHIGKPIIPSFFETIDELNNHLKYEFIHTKPTTITEGDHHQLSEKIIIFYELLSIHDVLEDLYYHLSSDHSNGGNKGALITSS
- a CDS encoding TVP38/TMEM64 family protein, with translation MPTKLLLKIVAVLTLIGLLIYFNYTHLKLHPDQIQRTMLSFGIWAPIMFIVIFSLRPFVLFPSSVLAIAGGLSFGPFLGPLVTYVGSLSGAIVSFLVVRKLGGRLNQKEWQGRGKSLQKNIESNGFYYVMALRIIPVINFDFVSYLSALSRISFYKYVGATMLGIIPGTLAFNLLGASFVDLSLHMILLTTFMFIVALAVPVIIRKVMKKKNIDIDLLPDEHL
- a CDS encoding flavodoxin family protein, with translation MTIKALYFNTSLKTGDETSNTSGLIQESRQILEDEGVTTEEIRIADFHLPFGMEPDMGADDEWPKLFNKLKEADIVIIGTPVWQGELSSICKLILEKLDASSDETNDYGQPIYYNKVGGAIVTGNEDGGKQAAKTIIFVLQHLGFTIPPNGEAYWVGEAGPGPSYLEAGQESDFTKENVSVMSHNLAHLAKMFKATPIPTKGNT